From Diospyros lotus cultivar Yz01 chromosome 4, ASM1463336v1, whole genome shotgun sequence, a single genomic window includes:
- the LOC127800453 gene encoding lamin-like protein, protein MERLVEGRAMWRKTAFLVAAAAMLTCAVCHPPKLHRVGGAAGWTRDVNYTQWEAHDQFYVGDWLYFVFDKRYFNVLEVNKTNYEQCNDQNFITNITRGGRDVFNLTQAKPYYFLSSGGYCFNGMKLAINVQNYISPPAPAPAKNGGGYSHTGCCQSQIIILFFVLQITLLALWASF, encoded by the exons ATGGAGCGGTTGGTTGAAGGTCGTGCTATGTGGCGGAAGACGGCGTTCCTGGTGGCGGCCGCGGCGATGCTAACTTGCGCAGTTTGTCATCCACCGAAGCTTCACAGGGTCGGAGGAGCGGCGGGTTGGACGAGGGACGTCAACTACACTCAATGGGAGGCTCACGATCAGTTTTACGTCGGCGATTGGCTCT ATTTTGTCTTCGACAAGCGCTACTTCAATGTGCTGGAGGTAAACAAGACCAACTACGAGCAGTGCAATGACCAAAACTTCATTACCAACATTACAAGGGGCGGGAGGGACGTGTTTAACCTCACTCAAGCAAAGCCTTACTACTTCCTCAGCAGCGGAGGCTACTGCTTTAATGGCATGAAACTGGCTATCAATGTCCAAAATTACATTTCTCCTCCAGCCCCTGCTCCAGCCAAAAATGGTGGTGGTTATTCACACACAGGCTGCTGCCAGAGCCAGATAATAATCCTTTTCTTTGTGCTTCAAATCACTCTTCTCGCATTATGGGCCTCTTTTTGA